The DNA segment TTAACACCAGTCAAGTCATAATCTCAAATTTCCAAATGTGCTGGAGAGTGGAACCTAATTAGGAATTACCTAACTGGCCAACCATTAAATTCGCAGCTCGTAACATAAGATGTCCACATTCATTGAACCTAATTCTGTTTTAGCCActtttctaaattctaattcCAATTCTTTctgcaatttgaaaattttgaatcacACGCTTCAGTCAAGTGCTCTGCACAGATAACGATACCAACTCCATACGTCCAGGTTCAATGTATCTTCCTACTACTCTCTACATATTTCCGTTCTTCAAAAATGACTCCTTAAATCAAGCACCATTACTCaaatcacaacttttaaaagtaCTTACATAATctgttatctaaaaaaattatttagccaGTTAATGTAATTAATATGGTATTTAATCAACATATTCTTATTTGACtgcaaacaacaacaaatattaattacgataacatgtacttttttttaaaaaaaatattaataattacctAACTTATTAAGACAGtaatttcttaacaaaattattctcattaaaaaaatttaaattgcagTTAAAAATTTCTTCAAGTAACTAATGTTCAATACCAATAGTACTAACTGGCAATACGGCCAATACCTACTAATTAATGTGAAATGCTAATCAAATGTTTTGTGTTACaacattgattaagaaattgatttttttatcaaaatatgaaaaactatattatttattgacattttcatattttcttataatttttataataaatatattttttattttagttccttAACTAACACTCTaagtacaatattttttttttataaaaaaaccttgattaatatattaaaatgttaaatcAAATTAGTAAAAGTGAAActcagaaacaaaaacatgtaaGATGAAGAAAGTTTAAGATGACACATCACATTCACGGCATGGGAGAGGGGTGTATGAAAGTGAGGCACGTGATAGACATGTTGTGTTGTTGGAGGAAGCCAGCAAGGACGTTGAATCCGCGTgccaccacacacacacacacaccataAATACATATCTTTCGTGTGTGTTATTTCTCACGCCTTCTCAGACTcagaaaagagaagaaacaaaacaaaaaagagcagagagagagaggaaccATCACCAACCCTAATTTCTTAGCTAAACCCTATTCGTTTAGCATTTCCTCTCTTTTCTCCCACTCGTAAATCCTCTCCCAAACTTTTCAGATCCAAATGTAAGAACCCTTTTCTATTTCAGGCATTCTCGTTTTTATGTCGATGATTGTTGATTAgcaaattaatttgtttctatTCCGCAATAAAACGCTCTGGTCTCTCAGATATTTGTCCCTGCAGCTCACGACCACGAATGTGGCGTTGATTTAAAGCTTAGACAATTAATTGAATCTTTTAATGGTTATTTCAACTTATACATTCATTTTATGAATATATCACTGATGCTgcgtccccccccccccccttcagaaatcatggttttctgGGTTTTTGGCTACGGTTCACTGGTGTGGAACCCTGGATTCGATTACAATGAGAAGATTATAGGTTTCATTAAGGACTACAGACGCGTGTTTGATTTAGGTAAGTCACACGAGCCGGTGAAATTATTTTTGCACAGCTTCCACAGTTTCTTAGACATGgcgttttaattactttttgcaGCGTGCATTGATCACCGGGGAACACCTGAAAACCCAGCAAGAACTTGCACGTTGGAGGAGAAGGAAGGGGCTATTTGCGTAAGTGCATTGTTATGCCTTTGCAGTACTTTAATTCTTAtttgttgatttgttttcttataatttcttCTATCATTCTGCAGTGGGGAGCTGCTTATTGTGTTCGAGGAGGCCCTGAAAAGGAAAAACTGGCTATGCaggtaaaattattttcaccTTAGACAGATACCAAACTAACTCTAAATGCAGCTTGCAATAATTTTTTGCTCTTAATAGCGTGTGCCCTTTTAGAAATTATTGTTGTGTTTTCAGAACGATAGATGCTTTCTATTTTGTTTAACTTGTGGCCTTTCTCGTTAGTAATCTCTATAAGCCATAATTTTATGCCTTATGAGGATTATTTTTGCCTTTGGTGGTGTTTTTTGTCCACTACAATCTTATCTTGCCTGTCTCTATCCAAGATCAGTGGATTATAATTCCACTTTTGCCTCTCTCTATGGTATTTCATTAGTGATTTCAGACTACATGTACTTTTTGGGCTTCAATTGTCCACTCTTTTTGTTGTGTAGTATTTGGAGCGACGGGAATGTGAATATGACAGAAAGACTCTTGTAAACTTCTTCAAGGTGAGTTACATGCAATTTGTCAaggtttttttctctttccaatTACTTGCAAGtgattgttattttaatatttaataatggtTACTACTTCTAACTTgctatcttatttatttatttttgcaggaAGGAGATTCACTGCACCCTACTTTAACTGATGTAATAGTGTAagttattatacatttttttatgattttcttaAGCTTATTCATACCGATATATaagtttttgtttgaaaattgattattttaaggaaataatagcttagtttttcaaaatctctgacaaaaagaggcaaaaatattaaataagctATTATTTTTCCGAAATAAGTAATCAAACATGCACTAAGCTTAGTTTttcaaattaagaaatttattgttttaacaaAATGATAGCTTAGTTTTTCAAAATCTCTTATTCATACTTAAGAGGACAAAGTACAAGTCTGCTAAATACCAATCATGTCAATCCACAGATTCACATCTACTCCAGACAAAGTGAACAACAAATACTACCTGGGACCTGCTCCACTTGAAGACATGGCTaggtatattattaattattataggcATTTTTCTCCCCATTTTTATATGTGAAGTTGGCGACCTATCCTTCGGTTGCACTAATTTTTGCTAACCCGTTCAGGCAAATAGCAACTGCATATGGCCCTTGCGGAAACAACAGGGATTACATTTTCCTTCTAGAAAAGGCCATGTATGATATTGGTAAGTTATCTCCTTAACTTACACATACATATGCAGTCAAAAATTATTCTCTGAATGTCACTAGCTTCGCATTTAAATTTGCGGGGCATTCTGATGAGTCAAGAGGTTTGATGTGCAGGCCATGAGGATGACTTAGTGATAGAGCTTGCCAATGAAGTGAGGAAAGTACTTGGAATGGGAAATGTAGTACCAAAGGAGAAGAAACTGGTTGGAGCAGCACAACTTCCACACCCTCCTCATGTAACAATCCCTACCCTTCAACTGCACCCACTGCCAGAACCTATTGCAATGGATATATAGCTGAGGGGGGAGATGACCAAAAACTGACGCTGAGTTCGGCTACTAAACTGATTTCCTGCTAACcctcattcaaatttaaataacatcACATATCTATTCCTCTTCGCCTACTTTTAGCGGCTTTCCAGCCATTCCCTTGAGATATTGCTTAAATTCAGTGAGGCGCAATATTTTGAATTGGAATGTTCGCGGATATTTTACTTCTGCAGACTGCAGTGTTATTATtgaaaaagtttcattttttttatttatttcgttTACGGCGATCTTacacagttttttttatatcagtTCTGCATTCAATCTTACCGAGTTAATAGCTAGCTAGTACTTCGAAATGAATAATACTTCTGTTTTGAGCAAGTTCTTGTCTatttgtgtttcgtgtattcgcgtttggttaaaatataattttttttcttatttttttaaatctatgcTTCTAggcttcttattttttaattaagacatttcatcttatttttaaaaaatttgtaattttagtccttataacaaattttaaacGTTGATTTATGTACAAATGTTTGTTTATTATACacatgaaaatgttttttaaaattatgtaatttccaataagcttaatttattaaaaaataattaaaaaaatacacaatcaacaaattt comes from the Glycine soja cultivar W05 chromosome 6, ASM419377v2, whole genome shotgun sequence genome and includes:
- the LOC114415082 gene encoding gamma-glutamylcyclotransferase 2-1-like, producing MVFWVFGYGSLVWNPGFDYNEKIIGFIKDYRRVFDLACIDHRGTPENPARTCTLEEKEGAICWGAAYCVRGGPEKEKLAMQYLERRECEYDRKTLVNFFKEGDSLHPTLTDVIVFTSTPDKVNNKYYLGPAPLEDMARQIATAYGPCGNNRDYIFLLEKAMYDIGHEDDLVIELANEVRKVLGMGNVVPKEKKLVGAAQLPHPPHVTIPTLQLHPLPEPIAMDI